In Nerophis lumbriciformis linkage group LG12, RoL_Nlum_v2.1, whole genome shotgun sequence, a single genomic region encodes these proteins:
- the LOC133622889 gene encoding uncharacterized protein — protein MAENFNIEVKTTAAYSPWSNGLMERHNQTLTEILLKVKKSSVCDWKAALDWALMAKNTMHNVHGFSPYQLVFGQNPNVPSVLVDKPPALEGTTMSKWVGQHISALHAARTAFTEAECSERIRRALRTQLRSTDEYYETGDKVYYKRMDCNEWKGPGVVIGRDGVVIFVRHGGSYVRVHRCRLRKATDHYTDTSRDRQENQTELNAAECDIEHVEDLPDTVSSDVDSVPDTENAAGSSNNDRDSNEHDNNPSDRQPPIIRTDRSMNLKAGQFIKYVERDTGISHTAKVLGRAGKATGKHKDWYNLEYTEPVNLTGTTRSADLSQVDTLQIQSSDRVEQPSDHEDVLVTKDVSFESAKLTEISNWEKHDVFDEVKNMGQKCISTRWVCTLKDTPDGIVPKARLVARGFEELNTKDLPKDSPTCASESLRLLMSVICQNRWTPHSMDIKSAFLQGNESSRDIYVRPPPEAKNFHNNRNPSPAIYLSSGQRRT, from the exons ATGGCTGAGAACTTTAATATTGAAGTGAAAACCACTGCTGCCTACAGTCCATGGAGTAATGGATTGATGGAAAGACATAACCAGACCCTTACAGAGATCCTGTTAAAAGTGAAGAAAAGCAGTGTTTGTGACTGGAAAGCAGCCCTAGATTGGGCCTTGATGGCAAAGAATACAATGCACAATGTGCATGGATTTAGTCCATACCAGCTGGTGTTTGGACAAAACCCGAACGTACCTTCTGTGCTGGTTGATAAACCGCCTGCCCTGGAGGGCACTACCATGAGTAAATGGGTAGGACAACACATTTCAGCATTACATGCAGCAAGGACAGCGTTTACTGAGGCAGAGTGCTCTGAGAGAATCAGGAGAGCTCTGCGCACACAGCTTCGCAGCACAGATGAATACTACGAAACTGGAGATAAAGTGTACTACAAAAGAATGGACTGCAATGAATGGAAAGGCCCTGGGGTGGTAATTGGACGAGACGGGGTGGTAATATTTGTTAGACATGGAGGCTCCTATGTCCGGGTGCATCGCTGTAGACTGCGCAAGGCCACAGATCACTACACTGACACGTCTCGTGACAGACAAGAAAACCAGACAGAACTTAATGCAGCAGAATGTGACATTGAACATGTTGAAGATCTACCCGATACTGTATCTAGTGATGTAGACAGTGTGCCTGACACAGAGAATGCGGCAGGGAGCTCAAATAATGACAGAGACAGCAATGAGCATGATAATAATCCATCCGACAGACAACCTCCTATCATAAGAACAGACCGTAGTATGAATCTAAAGGCAGGACAATTCATAAAGTATGTGGAAAGAGACACTGGAATTTCACACACAGCAAAAGTGCTAGGTCGAGCGGGAAAGGCAACTGGAAAACACAAGGACTGGTACAATCTGGAGTACACTGAGCCAGTTAACCTCACTGGCACAACAAGGTCAGCTGACCTTTCACAGGTTGACACACTGCAGATTCAGTCATCGGACAGGGTGGAACAGCCATCTGATCACGAGGATGTACTTGTTACAAAGGATGTGTCATTTGAATCAGCTAAACTTACTGAAATCAGTAACTGGGAGAAACACGATGTGTTTGATGAAGTAAAAAACATGGGACAAAAATGCATTTCCACAAGATGGGTGTGTACACTCAAAGACACACCAGACGGCATAGTTCCAAAAGCAAGGCTAGTGGCGAGAGGATTTGAAGAGCTAAACACAAAAGATCTCCCAAAAGACTCGCCAACATGTGCCTCAGAGTCTCTTAGACTACTCATGTCTGTGATATGTCAAAACCGATGGACACCCCACTCTATGGACATAAAGTCAGCATTCCTTCAAGGAAATGAGTCATCCCGAGACATCTATGTTCGTCCACCACCTGAAGCTAAGA ATTTTCACAACAACCGTAATCCCTCACCTGCAATCTACCTTTCAAGTGGGCAGAGAAGAACATGA